The Leptospira saintgironsiae genome contains the following window.
CTATGTACGTGTAATAAATTTGGGAGCCTTTTTGAAATCATTTTAACGTTTCAAATATGCTAGAACGCCCTTCATGAAATTTTCCTTTTTAGAAAAAATTAAAGAAAAATCCCAATTCTTGCAATGGAAAGTGCTGATCGGTTTTTTCTCCCTTACCTTACTATTGATCATCGCAAGTTTGATCAGTTTGTATGGAATGATAGAGTTGAAGGACTCAGGGGTTTTAATAGAACATACATTTACAGTCATCGAAGAAATAGACCAATGTAAGAGTATCACTAGAGAGATTGGGATTGCCCAAGCTTATACAGAAGATGTGGCATCCGATAATACCAGATCCTTATTTTCCAACTTAAAGAGCGAAATTAAGATCCTACAAAATCTCACAAAAGACAATCAGATCCAACAAGTTAGGATCCTAGGAATTTCAAATCTAATTGCAACTGCGGAAAAACAACCTGGTTCTTTCGAATCTAAAAAAGGGATCATACTAATAGAGATAGCGGAACTTCTGAACAATATGCAGGAAGAAGAATTGAGACTTCTGAACAGCAGAAACGCTACAAATTCCGCAAGAGGGACAAGAGTTGCTTATTCACTGCTTACTTTAGTTATAGTTTCTTTTCTTGTAGTAGGCTACGGCTCTTTTGCGGTCCAAAAAGATATCAAAGAGAAAAGAAGGATTACTGACAGATTGATCGAAAGTGAATCCAGACTTCTTTCCATTTTGGACAATCTACCTTCTGCATTTTGTATGATGGATCTGGACGGAAGAACTCTATTTCATAACCAAGTATTTGCAAATCGATTTTTGGGAAGCAAAGATAAAAGACAGGATATGGGCCTGGAAAATCTTTTTGGAAGTGAGAAGGCAGAATTCATTTCTACCATAATTGCGAAATCCTTAGATAAACAAGGCCCTTTAGATTTTGAATTAGACCTAATCGTTTCAGAAGAAGAAAAAACATTCTACTGTGTGATCGTTCCTTTGGTGGACTTAGAGGGAGAAGTTTATTCAGTCTGCGGATTATTCACTGACATTTCTGTACGTAAAAACTATGAGTACGATCTCAAAAAAGCAAAAGAAGAAGCTGAAAAAGCAAATCGTGCTAAGTCAGAATTTTTGGCGATGATGAGCCACGAGATCAGGACTCCTATGAACGGAGTGATCGGAATGACTGAACTACTGATCGATTCCAATCTGAATAAGGAACAAAAGGAATACGCAGAGATTATACAAAAAAGTGGGGAGAGCCTACTCAATATCATCAATGACATTTTAGATTATTCTAAAATTGAATCCGGAACTCTGTCTCTGGAAATCAGAGAATTTTCCGTCATCGAAACTATCGAAGAGGTTTTGGATCTATTCAGATCTCGTGCTGCTCAAAAGCAGATCGATCTGGTCTACTATCTGGATCCAAATGTACCTGACAGGATCTTATGCGATAGTCTCCGACTAAAACAGATCTTTATTAACCTGATCGGGAATGCGTTAAAATTCACAGAACAAGGTGAAATATTCCTATCTGCAGAAGTTTCCAAATTAGAAGGGAATTTATATACAATCCTATTTGCGATTAGAGATACCGGGATTGGAATTCCTTCCGAAAAACAAAAGGAACTATTCCAACCATTCTACCAAGTGGATACATCTTCGACCAGAAGATATGGAGGAACAGGACTTGGACTTTCTATTTCTTCTCGTTTGATCGAAATGATGGGAGGGGTCATCTGGGTAGAAAGTGAACTGAATATTGGCACAACCTTCTCCTTTTATATCCAAGTAGAAGGTAATAATCAGGCAAAGAACAAAGAAAAAGCGGCAAACTCAGAATTAGAAAATAAGAAAGTTCTTATAATAGATGATAATCCTACCAATCTTAGGATCCTCGCGTATCAGCTACAAATTTTAGGACTTATAACCTTCTCTGCTAAATCAAAAGAAGAAGCATTGAACCTGCTTGATCTAGATATCACGCCAGACCTGGGAATTTTAGATTATAATCTTCCTGGAAATACTGGAATAGAGATCGCTCAGGAAATTCGTAAAAGAAATTTTCATTTTCCATTAGTTCTTCTATCTTCTTCGTTTCTGGATCCTAAAGATAAAGAGATCGCAGGAGAATTATTCGCAGGAGAATTAAGCAAACCTGTTAAGAAAAAAGATATAGAAAGGATCGTAACTGAAATATTAGCAGAAGGCGAGAGCGGAACTAAAGCAAAGGCGAATACAAGATCTTCTTATCTTGCCAGCCAAAAAGAAATTTTAAGTTCTCAATTTCCTTTCAAGATCATGGTTGCGGAAGACAACGAGATCAATCAAACTCTGGCCAAAAGGATTATCCAAAAATTAGGCTACGAAGCATTGATCGTTCCGAATGGAAAAGAGGCTTTGATCTCTCTCAGAGAAAAAAAGGTCAACCTGATCTTCATGGATGTTCATATGCCTGAGATGGATGGGCTGCAAGCAACCCAGGTCATTCGAAATACTTGGCCTGTGGAATCCCAACCTTATATAATTGCAATGACTGCGGCCGCAATGCAAGGGGACAGAGATCTATGTATTCGTGCTGGAATGAACGACTATATTTCTAAGCCAATTGTATTCGAAGAGTTAGTCCATGTGATGAGAAAGGCAGGAAATACTCTCTTTCCTAAATCTAAAACCTAAGCTTTTAACGCCAGTTTCCGCTAGCTTCAAGGTATAAAAAACCATCCAAAAATCTAAGATTTCTGCCGATCTTTAAGTTTAGAGGACCTTACTCTTCCATGTCCAGGACCAGAACTATTATATTTATTTCATTCTGTTTGGTTTTTCTATTTTCGGAAACCGGGACAAGCCAAGAAGAAAAGGAAATCACGTCTTCATCTTCTGATACAAGAAAGACTGTACTTTGGACAGGAGAAGTTCTTTCCGTTTATAGAAACAAAGGAAAGGCAAAGATCAAGATAGGTAGGAACTCCTACTTTTCGGAACGTTCTGAAGAAGAGATCAAAGGTATCCTGAATGAAAAATCGAATCTACCTCTATTCAGAAAACCTAAAATGGAAGAAATTGGTGCCTTCCAAATAGAGAACATAGAAGTTGAATTCGGAAAAGTGGGAAAACTCACTAAACCCGTTTCTATAGAACTCAGAGGAAGTTTTTCCATAGCAGAAGGTAAACCTGCGAGATTGATCAGTGTAGGACTTTTGATCGGAGCTTATGGAGAAGAAACATTCTACCAAGATCCTTCTAGATTTGATGCAACAGATGTGGTCCGAAATCGTTTAGCTAAAAACATTCTTCATCCAAAAGACGGAAAAGAAATGGTGCTCGTTCATACAGGTTACGAATCCAACGGTAAAATTTTATACGAGCATATGGGATATTTCCTATACGGACAAGGTTCTGATCCTGGAGACGATAGTTATAATCCTAAATTCGGAGTTCCCGACAGAAGTAGTCTAGAAGAAATTCCTTCCTTTTACATTGATAAATATGAAGTCACAAACAAAGAATATAATAAATTCTTAAAGGAAACCGGCACTCCTCCTCCTCCTCATTGGGAAAACGGAAATTTTCCTAGAGGAAAAGAATATCACCCTGTTACTAACTTAACTTACAGAGAAGCAGAAGCTTATTCTAAATGGGCCGGAAAAAAGATCCCGAGCGAATGGCAATGGGAGAAGGCCGCCAGAGGAACAGGACTCGTCTGGAGATTATTGAAAGACGAAAGTTACGAATTTATCTCTCAACCACAAGATTATCCATTCGGAAATGAATTCGATTCTGCACTTTGTAATACAAGAGAAAGTGGAAGTAGAGGAACTATCTCTGTATTTGAACTTCCTTCCAAAGGCCAGAGTCCTTATGGTGCGATCGGAATGTGCGGCAATGTTGCAGAATGGACTAGCTCTGCTTATATACCTTATCCAGGACATAGACCAAACTCAGGAAGATTTGGAAAACATCTGAAAGTGATCCGAGGTGGTTCTTATTCAGGAACCAAAGAAGAAGGTAAAGCTTACGCAAGAGACTTCGGAGGAATTCCGAATCTATTGAATGATAGAAAAGCAGGTCTTAGGCTAATCACAGAAGTGAAAAACTAAGAGCCTTTTAAGAGATCCTTACCTTCACTAAAATTTTATCCAAAGTTTTAGGAGAAATCCTACTCAAGAAATAACCGAATTTTTCCTTAAATTTGGAAGGAATGATTTCACGTTTTCTTTTCTCGATCCCTTTTAAGATCTTCTTAGCGACCAACTCAGGTTCTAATCCGTTCTTCTGTCCTTCGTCCATAATTCCGTGAGGAGTTCCATTCCCCTCTAACGCTTTTACTGAAATTTCAGTTTTTACAAAACCTGGACACACAGTCAAAACATGGATGCCTGTTTTGGCGTTTTCCAATCGGATACTATCCATAAACCCTTGCATCGCATGTTTACTTGCGGCATATCCAGATCTCAATTGTGTCGCAAACTTTCCTTGTATAGAAGAGATCGCAACCACATGTCCTTCACTTTGGCGAAGATCAGATTCCAAAAGACGATACAATAACACTAATGGAAAATAATTTGAGTCCATAATGGATCTAAAAATTTTTACTTCCGTCTCCGCAGCTGTTCCTCTCATAGAAATTCCTGCGTTATGTATAAAGCCGTCTATCCTCTTGAATTTTTTTCTAAATTCTTCGACTACTTTTTTCAATTCCGATTCCGACATTACATCGGCTTGAAAAACGGAAATTCTTTCCGGATGAGAAGCGGAAAGTTTCAGCTCTTTAAGCGCCTCTTTCCTTCTCGCAATCACTCCTACAAATGCGCCTTCCTTTTCCAACTCAGATGCCAGAGCTCGACCTATCCCGGAGCTTGCTCCTGTGACTAAAAAAACCTTATCTTGAAAAAACGACCCCATCCCAAAATCCGTAAAGTAGGTAGAAGAATAGGTAAGAATGGTAAAAAAGCAAATCAAAACACGGTAAAATCCTTTCAGGTCTATCTCTTGGGGAAAAAAAGGAACCAGGAGAATGTATGGCACTTTCCCAATTAAAACAAAAGATCAGATACAAAGACTGTGGTTTTCAGCGCAGGTACGAAAGTAGATACTATTGGTTTCCGGAAGAAAGTCCTCCGACTTGCCTTATAGAAGTCAGTCAAAGAGATCCTTATCATGACATGACCCTGTACTTGTTAGTGAACTTAGCCACGATGAAAATTATGGACTTGGACGTAGAGGAAGATAGAGTTCCTTACGAAACCTGCCCTCATGCAATCAAAACATATTCTTACCTGATCGGAGAAGATATATCTTATAATAAAATTATGAGAAAATTTCCCGAAGATAAAACGATGGGTTGTCTTCATATAAACGAACTTCTACAAAACGCTGCCCAAAGTTTTTCTTCTGCATATGCATTTTTCTTAAAGGAAAGAAATTTCCCAGCTGAATGGGATGAGTATAGAATGTACCAAGGTGACTTAGATCCAAAATCCAGAAGAGAGATCGGAAGACATTGGTGGATGAAAGATAAGGGTGTTCGAAATTCTTGTTATAGTTTTTCAGACAGACATGAAACTACTGATTTGAAACAACAAGTGAAACCTCTTGACAGTATCACTTCTTTAATGGTAAAAGAATTCCGCAATTCCAGAGGAAAATGATAATACGAAGTTTTACGATATTTATTTTATCCATTTGGTTCTGCCCTTTATTTGCAGATATTAACCAAAACTGTGATAAAAAAAATATATGTTCTTCGATCGAAACGGAGAACAACGAAACCTCAGTTTATCTCCAGGCCAAAAATCTAATCCCTGGAACTCATATCACAGTTTATACTGCAATCGAAGGTTCTAATATAGAAACAGAACCCCAAAGCCCAATCTCTTTTGTATTAAACGATCCAGAAAAGAAGAAGGTACTGACATTCAAAAAGAAAGAGAATACGGATGCTCCCATTTCGGTAGCAGTATTGGCAGTTGCCTATTATGGGGACTTATCTGCAAAACATGACGAAACTTATGTATATACTCTTCCTTACGAAGGCAAGTCTTGGATCTCAGTAGGTTATAATAGCGGAGAAGAACATAAAGGTGGAGGAGCCTATTCACTGGACTTTGTCCTCCCGGAAGGAACTCCACTTTTAGCTGCAAGAGATGGGATCGTAGTAGAAACAGAGGATAAATTTACAGAAGGAAGAAGAGATCCTAAACTAATAGATAAAGCAAACCGTATCGTGATAGAACATTCCGACGGAACAGTTGCAATCTATGGACATCTAAAACTCCAAGGCGTATTTGTAAAACCTGGAGATAAGGTTATCGCAGGACAAAAAATTGGACTCTCCGGAAACACAGGATTTAGCACAGGCCCCCATCTACATTTCGAAGTTTATAAACCGGAAGAGAATCGGAAGAAAAAAAGTTTTGCCACCTTATTCAAAACGGAATCGGAAGAAAAAGAATATTTAAGCGAGGAGAATGCTTACTGGACTCCAGACGGAAAAACTCCTCCAGGATTTCCGATCACAAACTTGGAAGTATTTTGTATCAGTCATTCCATTCCAGATCCGGACAAACTGGCGACTTGTACTGATAAGCTCCAAACAAAACGTAAATTTTATCTTTCTATCCCGATCTATAAATCCGGGCCTTATACTTTTAAGGCAGAGTTCATCCATTTAAAAACTAAAAAGGTAAGTTTTACTTTTCAGGAAAAAATCCCGAGTGGGATCAATTTCGAGGCTTGGGAAATACAGCCAGTTTTGAACGCAGGAAAGTATAAGATCAAATTCTATCTAGAAGAAAAAGAGATCGGGGAAAGATCCCTACAAATCCTTCCTTGACCTAAATTCGCTTTCAGGTGAAAAGGATCGATCCATGTCTAATTTTATAGCAATCGGACTTTGTTTTCTGTTCGGGATGCTGATCCGTAAAAAAGGAAAGTTTCCTGCCGATTCCCATAAAGTTATCAATTCATTTATCATTTCAGTTTCTTTACCTTGTATGGAGTTCGGACCTTTACGTCATGCTCCTCTGGATGGGAACTTCTTAATATTCGCAGCAATGCCTTGGGTGCTTTTTGGATTCGGATTTTTGTTTTTCAGTTTTTTCGGAAAACTATTGAATTGGAAAGAAAGTACAGTCGTATGCCTTTGCCTTTCTGCAGGACTTGGAAACACTTCCTTTTTAGGAATTCCTTTGATCGAATCCTATTACTCGAAAGAGGGACTTCCTACAGTTCTGATCATTGATCAACTCGGAACATTTCTAACTCTTGCAATTCCTGGAACTTATTTAGGAACAAAAGCAAGACATGCTCTCCGATCTTCGGAAACCAAATCCTCTCTTTGGAAGACATTATTCACATTCCCCCCGTTTATTGCATTATTGGTTTCTTTGGCTTCTCGTCCTTTTCCCGTTCCACCAGAACTTGAATCTGCAATCTCAAGGGTTGGTGACACCCTCATCCCACTTGCTCTTTTTTCAGTAGGATACCAACTTCCTGGGACCATTCGAATCAATTCCCAAGAACCAAATGCCGAAAATCCCAACAGGGAATCAGACGATTCTTTTAGGATAAGAATTCCTTTGTTATTTGGCTTAGTATTTAAACTTATAATCGGCCCCATCTTGGTTTGGCTTTGTTTCGGAACATTCTTACATTATTCAGAAAAGAATGTAGGCGAAAATTTTCTCAGAAACTTTAAGATCCTGATTATGGAATCTGCAATGGCTCCTATGATCACCGGAAGTCTTCTTGCTGCAGAGTGGGGACTTTCACCTAGATTAGCTGTTTCCCTAGTCGGAATTGGAATACCGCTTTCTTTTCTAACGACCTTGGGATTGTATTACCTCCTGGAGAATCAGGCGTGGACTGGAACGATCTTTTTCGGGCAGTAAAAACAGGTAACAACGGAACACTTCGCGCCTTATTATCAGAGGCAGCGACTAGAGATGGTTTCGCGGAAGAATTTCCTGAACTCAGAGATTCATACGGTTGCGGGCTTTTGTACTGGGCCATCAAAGAAGGAAATAAAGAAGCCACAAATCTTTTAGTAGAATATGGCTCTGATCCGAATGAGACAAGCTCCAGAGGAGAGACTGCACTACTTCTCGCATTAGAATCTGAGAACACAGAACTCACCACAATTCTTTTAGATTATGGCGCGGACCCTGAACTCAGGGATATGGATGGAAACACTCCATTAACCAGAGCAATCAGTTCAGGAACATTAGAATTAGTAGAGATCTTATTCGATCTAC
Protein-coding sequences here:
- a CDS encoding formylglycine-generating enzyme family protein, whose product is MSRTRTIIFISFCLVFLFSETGTSQEEKEITSSSSDTRKTVLWTGEVLSVYRNKGKAKIKIGRNSYFSERSEEEIKGILNEKSNLPLFRKPKMEEIGAFQIENIEVEFGKVGKLTKPVSIELRGSFSIAEGKPARLISVGLLIGAYGEETFYQDPSRFDATDVVRNRLAKNILHPKDGKEMVLVHTGYESNGKILYEHMGYFLYGQGSDPGDDSYNPKFGVPDRSSLEEIPSFYIDKYEVTNKEYNKFLKETGTPPPPHWENGNFPRGKEYHPVTNLTYREAEAYSKWAGKKIPSEWQWEKAARGTGLVWRLLKDESYEFISQPQDYPFGNEFDSALCNTRESGSRGTISVFELPSKGQSPYGAIGMCGNVAEWTSSAYIPYPGHRPNSGRFGKHLKVIRGGSYSGTKEEGKAYARDFGGIPNLLNDRKAGLRLITEVKN
- a CDS encoding M23 family metallopeptidase, producing MIIRSFTIFILSIWFCPLFADINQNCDKKNICSSIETENNETSVYLQAKNLIPGTHITVYTAIEGSNIETEPQSPISFVLNDPEKKKVLTFKKKENTDAPISVAVLAVAYYGDLSAKHDETYVYTLPYEGKSWISVGYNSGEEHKGGGAYSLDFVLPEGTPLLAARDGIVVETEDKFTEGRRDPKLIDKANRIVIEHSDGTVAIYGHLKLQGVFVKPGDKVIAGQKIGLSGNTGFSTGPHLHFEVYKPEENRKKKSFATLFKTESEEKEYLSEENAYWTPDGKTPPGFPITNLEVFCISHSIPDPDKLATCTDKLQTKRKFYLSIPIYKSGPYTFKAEFIHLKTKKVSFTFQEKIPSGINFEAWEIQPVLNAGKYKIKFYLEEKEIGERSLQILP
- a CDS encoding response regulator, with protein sequence MKFSFLEKIKEKSQFLQWKVLIGFFSLTLLLIIASLISLYGMIELKDSGVLIEHTFTVIEEIDQCKSITREIGIAQAYTEDVASDNTRSLFSNLKSEIKILQNLTKDNQIQQVRILGISNLIATAEKQPGSFESKKGIILIEIAELLNNMQEEELRLLNSRNATNSARGTRVAYSLLTLVIVSFLVVGYGSFAVQKDIKEKRRITDRLIESESRLLSILDNLPSAFCMMDLDGRTLFHNQVFANRFLGSKDKRQDMGLENLFGSEKAEFISTIIAKSLDKQGPLDFELDLIVSEEEKTFYCVIVPLVDLEGEVYSVCGLFTDISVRKNYEYDLKKAKEEAEKANRAKSEFLAMMSHEIRTPMNGVIGMTELLIDSNLNKEQKEYAEIIQKSGESLLNIINDILDYSKIESGTLSLEIREFSVIETIEEVLDLFRSRAAQKQIDLVYYLDPNVPDRILCDSLRLKQIFINLIGNALKFTEQGEIFLSAEVSKLEGNLYTILFAIRDTGIGIPSEKQKELFQPFYQVDTSSTRRYGGTGLGLSISSRLIEMMGGVIWVESELNIGTTFSFYIQVEGNNQAKNKEKAANSELENKKVLIIDDNPTNLRILAYQLQILGLITFSAKSKEEALNLLDLDITPDLGILDYNLPGNTGIEIAQEIRKRNFHFPLVLLSSSFLDPKDKEIAGELFAGELSKPVKKKDIERIVTEILAEGESGTKAKANTRSSYLASQKEILSSQFPFKIMVAEDNEINQTLAKRIIQKLGYEALIVPNGKEALISLREKKVNLIFMDVHMPEMDGLQATQVIRNTWPVESQPYIIAMTAAAMQGDRDLCIRAGMNDYISKPIVFEELVHVMRKAGNTLFPKSKT
- a CDS encoding AEC family transporter, translated to MSNFIAIGLCFLFGMLIRKKGKFPADSHKVINSFIISVSLPCMEFGPLRHAPLDGNFLIFAAMPWVLFGFGFLFFSFFGKLLNWKESTVVCLCLSAGLGNTSFLGIPLIESYYSKEGLPTVLIIDQLGTFLTLAIPGTYLGTKARHALRSSETKSSLWKTLFTFPPFIALLVSLASRPFPVPPELESAISRVGDTLIPLALFSVGYQLPGTIRINSQEPNAENPNRESDDSFRIRIPLLFGLVFKLIIGPILVWLCFGTFLHYSEKNVGENFLRNFKILIMESAMAPMITGSLLAAEWGLSPRLAVSLVGIGIPLSFLTTLGLYYLLENQAWTGTIFFGQ
- a CDS encoding DUF2889 domain-containing protein, with protein sequence MALSQLKQKIRYKDCGFQRRYESRYYWFPEESPPTCLIEVSQRDPYHDMTLYLLVNLATMKIMDLDVEEDRVPYETCPHAIKTYSYLIGEDISYNKIMRKFPEDKTMGCLHINELLQNAAQSFSSAYAFFLKERNFPAEWDEYRMYQGDLDPKSRREIGRHWWMKDKGVRNSCYSFSDRHETTDLKQQVKPLDSITSLMVKEFRNSRGK
- a CDS encoding SDR family oxidoreductase, with protein sequence MGSFFQDKVFLVTGASSGIGRALASELEKEGAFVGVIARRKEALKELKLSASHPERISVFQADVMSESELKKVVEEFRKKFKRIDGFIHNAGISMRGTAAETEVKIFRSIMDSNYFPLVLLYRLLESDLRQSEGHVVAISSIQGKFATQLRSGYAASKHAMQGFMDSIRLENAKTGIHVLTVCPGFVKTEISVKALEGNGTPHGIMDEGQKNGLEPELVAKKILKGIEKRKREIIPSKFKEKFGYFLSRISPKTLDKILVKVRIS